TCAAACATGGCCGCCACCACGTTTCTAACAATTTATCTAAGGTGTACACATTTTTACCAAGGTGTGAGTGAACATGGAGCTtaggttatttaaaataaaaggagaataaagaataaatggATTCCACTTGTTTGTCGCTCAATTTTAGGAACAGATGacatatgaatgaatgaaagaatgaatTGGGGAATATTTGtggaataaaatatacagtcatattcaatgaATTAGAATATGTGTGCCAATGAGGCTCATgagattaaaaactttaaaaaaaaataaccattcTATATTAAAGATCTTTTTTAGAGGTccgatgtaatattctaatcttaaatgctgtgtttttatcatcTGTAAGCAGAAGATCAtaataattaacagaaacaattatttaattaaatatgactATACATCATCATTGTTGATGGATGTTTCCTCACCCGCTGGcggatttagatttaaaatagatttttatttaaacaagaagGGTTTTTCTAATTGGAAATAGCactgacatttacaaaaaaaaaataagttgggGAGGGTAACATTTCTGGGGAAAATatctagttttgttttcattttgtcaagAAATGCTGTGTATAAAAAACTATACTCTATACCCTAAAAAACTATACCAATGGGTGAATGTTTTGGTCAAATTCAAACATAACTAAATCTGCCAGTCATATGAAAAATTATTAACCTAACCATAAACAAAAAGATTTACCCTCACAAAGTGTGTACCTTCTTTCTTTTAGCATTATGTTTAAATGACTGATCTGTTCAGAAAGAGATTTGTGTTGCAGCTTCACATACTGCACAAGAGGTTGTGTGAAGTTTTCTTTGTAATGGTTAtgcaacaaatagaaaaaaagtagCAAATATAACAGTTTCACAAAAGCAAGGACAATGAAGTGACACAATCTAGCTTTTTGTAGCTAAAGTTGGCAGCAAGAACAATGTCAAATATAAGTTAAATTGTTTGAAATTGACTTCACTTGCAGATTTCTGacaaattttccagaaaaagaaGATAGCATCTCATATATCTACTGTATATTCCCTGGGACATGGCTTCAAACCATCTGTTTCATCATGCAATCATGTCATAAATTTAGACATCTTCcaaaatcttgaaaaaaaaaaagggtaaaaaaagctgaatttttgcCCATGTTCTCTTTTCCATTACTATCATAAAGTAGCTAATATCCAAAGATggagagaataaataaaaacataatcaacCTCATTTAAAACAGTCAGATGCACAAAATCTTTCAAAATCATACCTGAAAACTAGAATTTCTCTTTACATTGGACAACCTATGGAGAGCACACTTAagttttagaaacaaacaaaaataccaTCTATGAACAAGGacatatgatgttttaaatattctgatgATACAATTTTTATCCCTGTGCTGTATATACAGCCTCCACAACACAGCTATAAGTCTACAGAATCACATGATAAACCACTGGAGGCATCAGATGGCACCATCATATACTCAAACTCTACCCTCAGTCGCACTGTGTGACAAAATATGTACATGTCTTAATGACACAAAACAACAGTAAATTCAATttcaaaaatccatttaaagagacaataatatttatatagtGTGTTCTCGTCATaagaaaagtaaatgaaaatatcactagcttttaaatgacttaactagcattaaaagatttaaagatcATTAAAACTGTCCAcgtttgttttgaaaccatcacaagaaaaatattgaaatatgtCCAACACAACCACAATAAACTACTTTTTTCCTTCATAAATCACTGATagtttataaagaaaacatcaacaaacaCTGTCATTCTATCTACATTTGTTCCACTGGCCTAAGTCCCTGGTACAGAAAGGTAGGGAAAaccttttatataaaaatgatgtgcaaaacgtttttttcttcttaggtCCTTCCCATGGAAAACACTGTAAATATCTGTATGTCCTAGCTGTTGCCACTGCAAACTCCCAAGATTACTGTGCACTTGTGGTGTCTTATCACTTTGTGCATCCGTTTTGATTTAGAACAAATTACTGCATTCGCTCAAAAGCCGACACCATTGTTACCTTGATAAAACTAACTTGAGGTATTATTGCACTTGTTCCTGAACTGCGGACCTGTCACCAGCTTGAAGTGGAATGTCTCTGGAGCTCCTCCTGCAGAGCAGACGCTGCGGACATCAGCACATCCTCCCATATGTAAGGTCTATCAGAGTTCTACCGTCCTTTCTCAAAAACCCCTTCTCCTCAGTCACTGCCACTCAGGATTTGAGTAAACATGCATAAACAGTTTTATGCGTAGATCTGTAAACATCCTGCTGATTTTAAAATTCCTGGCAGTAAAGTAGACTAACTATTCAATGCTGCATTCATGTCTTTGAATTAACAGTTTTCTATTCAAGtagaaatattcaataaaatattagtgGTATGTAGTTATTTTTCTAATTCTACCAGATTCCAGTCCAGTTGCAGCagtgtatttagttttaaattgcTGGTAAAAGACGCTGGTTGCTGAAAATAGCAGGAGCAGCAAGCGACATGATAATTATAATATTAACAATTAACGCTACTAATAGTGCAGTCCTGGTAATTATCTGAACATTTAAATCAGTCCTGACAGTAGATTCTAAttagagataaataaaaatagtgatCGGTATAACACTACTTTTTCTAATGAGTGCTTTGACTCTAAATCACTTAATTAGGTTTCTTAAAGTGGGGAATATGCATGTAGATTGGTTTGAAATTAAGTAACATGAGTGCAGCATAAAGTCCTGACCAAGCACTGCAACATATGATTTAACAGATTAAAGTTGAGCATCAAATCTTCTACATGAAAAACTGTTGCTTACCACTAATTcacacacttttatttttgttgcacaaaatcatactgattatttttaaacaaactgttACTATCTCAAAAAAGATAACATTTTCAAGATTTTGTATCAAATCTCCAAGTTGTCATTGTCTGCGTTGCTacagtttatttgtatctttgcCATTGATATAAAAGgaatttgtaatttgttttaagtgcACAGACAAGAAAAATACACCTAGAATAGTATTGCTCTCCAAATATCCCATGGCCCGTTAGAGGTTCAAACccaaatatttgtaaatgtttaaaaaattcagtaaaatataCTTAGCATTGGATGTAGCATGAATCACATGGCGCAAACACACACCAGCTCATATGACCTTGCTCATTTGTTTGTCATTTCAAGCGTCATGCACTGACTCACACATTTTGTCCGGAGTGCTGTACAGTGGTCACACACCCACACGTAAAGCTATCAATTGAGGTGAAGCAAAGCAATGAGAGTAAAGTTTACCCTTTCAGACATATTTGCTAACAGAACAATACAACAATTGTGTGAAGCATCATGCTTCCTGTCTTCCACAGAGAGATTAGAGAATGGATGTCAGTTTGTACTTCAGATAGTGGAAGTAATtagttaataaataaagtccCCTAAAATTTTACTAGCAGCTCATAATCCACTAAAAATGTCACCggaaaaatatttgacaatCTGAAAACAGTCAAGCAATGATGGTTCTTGCATTAATTGAGCCCTGGGGAAGCCTGTCTATCTACACCTCACATCAACCCCCCACTGCTGGATAGAGTTGTATAGTTTATAGAAATCTAACAATCCTACTAATTTTGTAAAGCAAACATTCAACAAACTGTGTTTCAAAGAGTTTGCATCAGGGTAGAGTAACAGTCCAggttttttaatattgtaaactTTACATAAATAGCCTTTTAATTTTGCTCTATATTGAAAGCTGGGAATCAGACACCAACCAGAATTATCAACTTCTGCACTGCTCATTAACTGTACATGCAAAAATCAATATAAATCTGGTTTGATTAGAACTGAcatgcttttttgttgttaggTGCTCCTGACCCCACACAACTCAGTGCCCAGTGCCTGGGCATTGAACCACATCACAATTATCAGCCATACTCTCATGGGGTTATTGGGGGATATTGAAGTGcagtgggaaaaaaactgaattgagGGTGGCTGTCAGACTTTTggtatttcctgttttaaaaacgGTATTATAAACCCACTGATGATTCCAAACATGTCTAATTGAAGTGACGCAAGAAACCCAAGAcagatttatattttcagttCCATTGGGTGAAAGACACCTGCCTGGAATATACTGAAGAGACATTGgtgattttctttcacattgtttgttttcactccaAGTCTAAGGGGCCCTTCCACCAATCCCAAAATTTCTTTCTCTACTAGATGCCTACTTCAGCTGACATCCATGTTCTTGTCTAACTCTGAGAAAGACGGAACAGGCAGATTCACATAATATTATATCATTAGTTTAAcatcacacacactcagaggTTAAACAAGAGATTGTGTTTGTCCAGTTAGACAGTGGTGACTGTCAACAGGGAGCTTGGACACAACATGTCCTCCTGGTTGTCCAACCTGGTCCCATGAGTCAGCAGCTCCTCTACGGTTGTCCAGTCATCCAACAGCTTTCTGTTCCTCAGACGACTCAGCTTCCGTTGACTCAGCTCCAGGACAGTTTTGCATCGCCCCTCAGCAAAAGGTCCAACTCCCCTGCTTTCTATTAAGCCTCCATCTCCTATAGATGCTGCTCCCCGGCTAACGGCTTCTCGTAAAGGCCCGCCTCTGGCCAACAGCTGTTGCTGCTTTTGCTCCCGAGCCAACAGGAAGTGTTCTCTCCTCTCTGTTCTACTCCAGTAGCGACCCAGCAGCATGTCAGTGTTGGTCTCTTCATCAGTGCTCATTCCACTTCGTTCATCTGCCAGCTGATGAGCTCGATCTCTGAGCAACTGGCTCCTTGTGACTCGTGAGGTTGTGTTAGGCCTAGAGCTTGGGTTTGGTTTTGCCTGCAGACCGGAACCGACATTATGACTTGAGTTCACATTTATGTGTCCATTTTTTGCCTCACATTCAGCAGCAGTTCCAACCCCTGTGTGGCCCTCTAAAGTGCTGTAGAGACCTCTACCTCCTCCACCGCCATAGGACTGGCGACTGGCCGGCTTTGGCCAGGTGTCGTTGACGTCTCCAGCCTGGAGTGGGAGGATATGACTCTGGAGGTGCTGCTGTTCTCTAGATCTGCTCCTTTCCAGCTCCAGCTGCCTTTCTCTTTCCTTCTCCTCCTGAAGCTTtgtctctctttccctctccctctctctttcaaTTTCTCTTTCCCTTTCAATCTCCTTTTCCTTTTGTAGTTGTCTCTTTTGTTCCAGTTCCCTCTccatctccctctctctttctgccaTCGCTGGCTCAGGCATTAAGCTTCTATCTTGAGTGTGCCACCAGTCATTTTGTGTGATCTGACCACCCGAGTTGTCATAGCATCGCTCACTGGTGTTGGTGCCCCTGACGTGTCCCATAGCAGCTGGGTGTTGTTGGGGTGATAGGGCCATGCCTGTTGGGTGGGAAGCCATCACACCAGCATCTAGCTCACCTTCCTCTGGCAGGCCTGGTGGAAGGACGTTGTGTGGTGTGACACCTCCGCAGTAGTGCAGAGTTGCAGCACAATAGGAAGGTGATGCTGGGTGGCTAGCCCGGCGGCGGTATTCCTGTGGAGGCGGTCGATGGTGTAGAGTTCTGCTCCTCCTCAGCATGCCTACTGAGCTTGAACCCTGGTGGTTATACTGCTGCTGCATGGGTATTTGTGGTCTTCGATGGCTGGAGGGTGTGCTGCAGGTGGATAGGACCGGTGCATTTATACGTGGGACTGCGGCGTGAGAGGGGTTGAAGAGAGCTCCACTGCTAGAGCTGTGCCGGTTCAGACAGGGTCGGTCAGCTTTATGGAACTGGACCGATGAAACCCTGGAAATAAAATTGTTCTAGTTAACTGATGCAACAACATGTGCAGCTGAAATCATGCTTCCATACACATCATAAAAAGACATAACCATTTCTTTAACTATCACCAACAACACtgaatcagaaagaaaaaaaaaatctgttggaATTACtgacatttgtatttgtgaaattaaaattaatgaaagggatttctctttagaaattaatttattttctttaaaatctgaagtttACATGCACTAAGGTCTAtggctttaaagctgcagtatgtgacTTTTTGATGAAACTATCACTGTGTCGTGACAGTATCGGTGAAAAAAACTGAGCTCCTATGCTTTCTCTGAGTTCTCCCAGTggtaactagaaacaaccaatctgAGCCAGGAGGCGgttcttagtgctgtcaatcagaCCTCCTACTGGCTTTGATTGGTTACTTTTGGTCTGGAGTAgtacatttcttcagacagcaatagtagtTCAAGGAGGAGTATGACCATTTGTATGGCAGTATATTATGAGAccgattatctgtcttataacATACTGTCACGACACAGTGAcaattttagcaaaataaagaaagagtggatatatatattctttataAAGTTtcatactgcacctttaaacaACTTGGGAAAGCTTGTTGTCTGACAATAAgttaaaaacaagatatttgtattgtgttatttcagaaaaatatgaaagaaagtTTTTGTATTACTTTATTCAAAGTATTAGGTTTACCTGTATTTCTTTAGTATTTTGGTAACTAATTACTTTTGAACTGTATGACTGGAGTCAAATGTTTTGACTATCCATTCTGAAGCTTCTAAAAACAGTATGTTAGAATTTTGGctcattcctcctgacagaactgttTGCACTCACCATTTGAGTTCTGTCCACACATTTTCTATGAGTTTTTATGAGATCAACATGATGGCTTTTTGGCTTAAGGTTAAGCCAAAACAGCAACTTTCTTGTCTTAAAGTTGCTTTATAACTTAATTAGaggcaaatggaaataaatttgaatgagCAGAATAATTCTGGTCATTAATAAAATAGATTCTGCtctatttatttggaaaacaatGCCAGTGTAAATAGAGGGGCTCATGAATCATTACAATTTTAATATGCACAAGTCCTTCCGGTAGGCTCCCTAAcacttatttaaatataatgttaCTTTTAAACAAGGCAGCCAATTAACTAATGAATAGTAAAGGACGGTTTTAGTGATGGACAAAATGAAGCCATAGTTTTAAACACAGGTAACTGAAGGAAAGTTCTATTTTTAGAACAACCACCAATGCGCTGCAAGGCAGGTTGTCCAAAAAATAACTGCATGCATGTATGAGCACAGATTTGATATGACAGAATACACAGagcaaataaatgcataaatctAACATAGGATTACTGAAAAGTCATGATTATAAATGCTAAAAGAGGTGATGGTTATAATAATTTATGAAAAGTGTGATGACTCATATGTGAAAACCTTTGAGTTGGtgagcagaaaaagaaacaaaacacaaacaactgaTTGAAAAATTTACAGAACCTGACTATTGCTttgtatgtatataaaaaaataatattttgggaTAAAAAGTATGAGTGTGGTAATTGTAATTATTTACCACTAAGTAACACTTCAGATGAGGgcaaatacaatattaaaaacacaagactCATTCCTGAAGCCATTCTCACTCTAAGGCAAATTTCTATAGTGAAGTATAATTTTATGGTTTCAAAAATGAGCACAACactttctgttctttctttatttcaaatttataaaacaagttTGACAGAATTGTCTTTTGCAGCTCATAAACACTGTTACCAGCCTGTCTCCGGTGTGGGGTTTCAAATGATTTCCATGTgattcacaattttaaaaaaaaaaatttttaatcataatGGATAAGACTCTTATCCATTATGAGATAAGATAATTATTAATTAAGATGAATCTTAATTAAGATTAATGTTACtaatcaattaaatattttttccaaattaccTGAAAAGTCCACGAGGCTGGACGTCCATGACTGACCCACCTCCATCCTCCATCCCATGTTGCAGGTGCTGACATGGGGGCTGCATCGTCAGGGCCTCTGGTATCGACTCGAGCAGCTCTCTGTGGCTCTTGGGGCAGCTGTCACGCCTCTCGCGTCTCTCGCATGGTTCACCCTGATGTTGCATCCTGGCATTGTACAGACGCATCCTCTTCTCTAGGAGCCTTTGGAAGTGTCTGAACTCCCCGGTGCTAACACTGTAGAAGCCTGAATCGCTGAGCTCCGAGGAGATGAAAGACTCTGAGGACGGAGAGCCTCCACCTCCGAACCCCCCGCACCCAGCAGTGGCAAAGTTTCCATGGGGATGACAGTCTTCCAGACCTCCCTCCTCTGTC
Above is a genomic segment from Xiphophorus couchianus chromosome 20, X_couchianus-1.0, whole genome shotgun sequence containing:
- the LOC114135981 gene encoding uncharacterized protein LOC114135981; amino-acid sequence: MGCWLSGPWMGDQTMSGRSLAHLSQRDALRIIAASQRPITLQIKGQRRRGNEGDRGSWEPLPLNLQHLNLPLPMRGAGINTSSPSYPDRHYYGHLSLPQDHCDGGRYSYMSSSPRDTVEINHQDLELARRRQKRKNCLMGCCNPDSDEPTTCHSQTDDEDFILEKPLGYMPLHHELDSGLGWTDGSLHQGDLSGLETEEGGLEDCHPHGNFATAGCGGFGGGGSPSSESFISSELSDSGFYSVSTGEFRHFQRLLEKRMRLYNARMQHQGEPCERRERRDSCPKSHRELLESIPEALTMQPPCQHLQHGMEDGGGSVMDVQPRGLFRVSSVQFHKADRPCLNRHSSSSGALFNPSHAAVPRINAPVLSTCSTPSSHRRPQIPMQQQYNHQGSSSVGMLRRSRTLHHRPPPQEYRRRASHPASPSYCAATLHYCGGVTPHNVLPPGLPEEGELDAGVMASHPTGMALSPQQHPAAMGHVRGTNTSERCYDNSGGQITQNDWWHTQDRSLMPEPAMAEREREMERELEQKRQLQKEKEIEREREIERERERERETKLQEEKERERQLELERSRSREQQHLQSHILPLQAGDVNDTWPKPASRQSYGGGGGRGLYSTLEGHTGVGTAAECEAKNGHINVNSSHNVGSGLQAKPNPSSRPNTTSRVTRSQLLRDRAHQLADERSGMSTDEETNTDMLLGRYWSRTERREHFLLAREQKQQQLLARGGPLREAVSRGAASIGDGGLIESRGVGPFAEGRCKTVLELSQRKLSRLRNRKLLDDWTTVEELLTHGTRLDNQEDMLCPSSLLTVTTV